TGATGGACAGCAAGAAGGCCCTCGAACAATTCAACGGCGACATGCAAAAAGCCGCCGCCTGGCTGAAAGAGAAAGGCCTGGCCACCGCAGCGAAGAAGGCGTCGCGCGAGGCCAAAGAGGGCATGATCGAGGTGTATTCGCACATGGGCGGCCGGATGGCCGTGATGGTCGAGGTCAACTGCGAAACGGACTTTGTGGCGCGTATGCCCGAGTTTCGCGAGCTGGCGCACGACCTGGCGCTGCAAATCGCATCCGCCGCGCCAACCTATGTGAAGAAGGAAGACGTGCCGGCCGAGGTCGTCGCAGCGCAGATGGCCAAGTTCAAGGAAGACGCACTCGCCGAAGGCAAGAAGCCCGAGATCGCCGAACGCATTGCCGCCGGACGCATGGAGAAGTTCTACCAAGACCACGTGCTGATGGAGCAGGCCTTCGTCAAAGACGACAAGGTCAAGGTCAAAGACCTGGTCACGGCTGCAATTGCAAAATGCGGCGAGAACATCCAGGTGCGAAGGTTCGTCCGATATCAGCTTGGCGAAGAGAGCTGAAAGATAGAAAGGGCATTCGAAATGCCCTTTTTATTTGCAACGCGGCCGGCGCATTCGGTGCGCCGGAGACGCATGCAGCAGAGCGCGCCGGCGCGCCGGAGGCCGGCGCGAAAGGAGGTAAGCGCTATGAACGTCCCCAAATACAAACGCGTGTTGTTGAAGATTGGCGGCGAAGCATTCGCCGGGCCGGGTGGCATGGGCATCGTGCCGCAATTGGCGGAGGAGGTGGCGGCTAAAGTCCGCGCCGTGCGCCAGCTCGGCGTGCAAGTGGTCATCGTACTCGGAGCGGGCAACTTCTGGCGCGGCAAAGACGGCATCGCCCACGGCATGGACCGCACGACGGCCGATCATATCGGTATGCTCGCCACTGTGATGAACTCGCTCGCCTTGCGCGATGCGTTCGAGCGGCTGGGCATGGAAGCCCGGGTACAAACCGCGATTGAGATTCGCTCCGTGGCCGAACCGTATATCCGCCTGCGCGCCATCCGGCACTTGGAGAAGGGGCGCGTGGTGATCATCGGCGCCGGCACCGGCAACCCCTACTTCACGACCGACACCGCCGGCGCACTGCGCGCGGCCGAAACCAACTGCGACATCCTCATCAAGGCTACCAAAGTGGATGGGGTCTACAGCGCCGATCCTCGCAAAGACGAGGGCGCGCAACGCTACGAGTCCATGACCTACCTCGAGGCGCTGAATCAAAAGGTCGGCGTAATGGACAGCACCGCCTTGACGTTATGCATGGATAACGACCTGCCCATCCTCGTCCTCAACCTTTGGCAACCCAACAGCCTGGAACGCGCCGTGCTGGGCGAGAAGATTGGCACATTGATCACTTCGGGGCGTTAAGCGAAAGGAATCTAGTGCATCGCATCAAGCTCCCGGAGACCGCCGGTTTCCGGCACGCTCTCCCTGGCTGATAGCTTTGGAGATTTCGTTTATTTACGCGCGCCGGGCGGTTAAGCGGGCCGGCGCAACTTTCGAAAGTGCGTCGCCCACGCGACGGCCAATCATAAAACCACTGTCAAAATCTGCAATCAGGTCTGTGATAGCATTTTGCAGCGCTTCTGCGGATGTCTGCAGAGCAATCCCACTAGAAAAGGCGAGGTTACTCCGACATGGCTGACGAAATAAAAAGCGTCATGAGAGAGATCGAGAGGGAAATGGAGCGAGCGATCCAAGCAATGGAAACCG
The window above is part of the Candidatus Roseilinea sp. genome. Proteins encoded here:
- the tsf gene encoding elongation factor Ts is translated as MAITAEMVKQLREQTGAGMMDSKKALEQFNGDMQKAAAWLKEKGLATAAKKASREAKEGMIEVYSHMGGRMAVMVEVNCETDFVARMPEFRELAHDLALQIASAAPTYVKKEDVPAEVVAAQMAKFKEDALAEGKKPEIAERIAAGRMEKFYQDHVLMEQAFVKDDKVKVKDLVTAAIAKCGENIQVRRFVRYQLGEES
- the pyrH gene encoding uridylate kinase, whose protein sequence is MNVPKYKRVLLKIGGEAFAGPGGMGIVPQLAEEVAAKVRAVRQLGVQVVIVLGAGNFWRGKDGIAHGMDRTTADHIGMLATVMNSLALRDAFERLGMEARVQTAIEIRSVAEPYIRLRAIRHLEKGRVVIIGAGTGNPYFTTDTAGALRAAETNCDILIKATKVDGVYSADPRKDEGAQRYESMTYLEALNQKVGVMDSTALTLCMDNDLPILVLNLWQPNSLERAVLGEKIGTLITSGR